The following are encoded together in the Coffea arabica cultivar ET-39 chromosome 1c, Coffea Arabica ET-39 HiFi, whole genome shotgun sequence genome:
- the LOC113739247 gene encoding uncharacterized protein, with protein sequence MVFLSETKNRFRYMKKVQDMLRYDESVIVEAMDRKEGMALFWNHDIQVRKMVTTALTIEALVIDPDTQVEWWFIGVYMSCDANIRKEQWKVLTLRQQLWGDKWLLAGDFNDILFNEEKWGGRTWSNNWEDEGEIRQRLDRGLSTIEWGQIFDKAKCEHVDTLGSDHSMLLIDNWPRIEKRKSRFFFDKRWLKRSEVNQIVEQAWNQTVERNRMYRITRQVANCRVALLKWKNNFTGNSLIKINQMKQQIKEVKDSKDAGSKDKIADLKNQLKVAYSEEEQYWAQKARIDWLREGNKNTKFFHPCVKGRRRKNRMLNIQREDGTWTKNEEELGKEVADYYRVLFSSSGSEGLAEILSGIPLTITTEMNDKLTKEVSDIEIKSALFSMNPNKAPGQDGLRQSGEEIPGFHDGQDGLLHSLEEMDMELPLIKGFSNLLKQAEDGKRILGMKISRNGSSLTHLFFADDSLVFCKADRDEANELCQILRKYEKASGQVINLEKSSVFFSSNDSISRRMNSWKNKLLSQGGKEVLLKSVSMAMPVYTMSCFKLPNKLCKEVTSIFANYWWGESEGRNKMHWCSWGRLARDKKEGGLGFRELQNFNKALLAKQVWKVISKPNLLVSKVLRAKYFHKESIFKCKTPKCASWIWQSLMNVREFVRKGTRRKIGNGKATNIWEDNWIPRNKDGKVTTAMPQSCNIRRVEELISGFRWRKPLVSRIFNRKDAKEILDIPISIVGREDSNYWLHSGSGTYTVNSGYKALCQETSQHKGRRDNEAGTSSANSNEKQWKWLWKLKVKSKIKHFIWRCLNGLLPVNDLSPRSVEDYPNSMGWINGTDKEHITMKRRNEWKFNAKRRHPWETIKKALQEWQEQASAWREEKSTPVEAERDRETAETDEGGRDEMQIRLSTHVQEQTNRVGTGIIATNFNHQLLSTWALTDRYAGSHL encoded by the exons ATGGTAACAACTGCTCTAACTATAGAGGCTCTAGTTATAGATCCGGACACCCAGGTTGAGTGGTGGTTTATTGGTGTTTACATGAGTTGTGATGCTAATATCAGGAAAGAACAATGGAAAGTTTTGACTTTGAGACAACAATTGTGGGGGGATAAATGGCTTCTAGCAGGGGACTTCAATGATATACTCTTTAATGAGGAGAAGTGGGGTGGCAGA ACATGGAGCAATAATTGGGAAGATGAGGGAGAGATAAGGCAAAGACTGGATAGAGGCTTGAGTACAATAGAATGGGGCCAAATTTTTGACAAGGCTAAATGTGAACATGTGGATACTCTTGGATCAGATCATAGCATGCTGCTCATAGACAATTGGCCAAGaatagagaaaagaaaatcaagatttttCTTTGATAAGAGATGGCTCAAAAGGTCAGAGGTCAATCAGATTGTTGAGCAAGCTTGGAACCAAACAGTAGAAAGAAATAGGATGTATAGGATTACAAGACAGGTTGCTAACTGTAGAGTGGCTCTCCTCAAATGGAAAAACAATTTCACAGGGAATTCTTTGATAAAAATCAACCAAATGAAGCAACAGATTAAGGAGGTTAAGGACTCAAAGGATGCAGGCTCCAAGGATAAGATTGCAGATTTGAAGAATCAGTTGAAAGTGGCATATTCAGAAGAGGAGCAGTATTGGGCTCAGAAAGCAAGAATTGACTGGTTGAGAGAAGGGAACAAGAATACCAAATTCTTCCATCCATGTGTGAAGGGGAGGAGAAGGAAAAATAGAATGCTCAACATTCAGAGGGAGGATGGAACTTGGACAAAAAATGAGGAGGAGCTGGGAAAGGAAGTAGCTGACTACTATAGAGTCCTTTTCTCTAGTTCTGGGAGTGAGGGTCTTGCTGAGATTCTAAGTGGTATACCTCTAACAATCACTACTGAGATGAATGACAAGCTAACTAAAGAGGTGAGTGATATAGAAATCAAATCTGCTCTCTTCTCCATGAATCCAAATAAGGCTCCAGGTCAAGATG GCCTACGACAGAGTGGAGAGGAAATTCCTGGATTCCATGATGGACAAGATGGGCTACTGCACAGTCTAGAGGAAATGGATATGGAGCTGCCTCTCATCA AAGGGTTCTCCAATTTATTGAAGCAGGCTGAAGATGGAAAAAGGATTTTAGGGATGAAGATAAGCAGGAATGGTTCAAGCTTGACCCATTTATTTTTTGCTGACGACTCACTGGTCTTCTGTAAAGCTGACAGAGATGAAGCCAATGAACTCTGTCAAATTCTTAGGAAGTATGAGAAGGCATCAGGCCAAGTTATAAATTTGGAAAAGTCCTCAGTTTTTTTCAGTAGCAAT GATAGTATTAGCAGAAGAATGAATAGCTGGAAGAACAAGTTGCTTAGCCAAGGGGGGAAGGAAGTATTATTGAAGTCAGTCTCCATGGCGATGCCAGTTTACACAATGTCCTGCTTTAAACTCCCTAACAAACTGTGTAAAGAAGTGACATCCATATTTGCTAATTACTGGTGGGGAGAATCTGAAGGAAGAAATAAGATGCATTGGTGTTCATGGGGGAGATTGGCTAGAGATAAAAAAGAGGGAGGCTTGGGCTTCCGGGAGTTGCAGAATTTCAACAAAGCCTTGCTGGCTAAACAGGTCTGGAAGGTAATTTCCAAACCAAACCTCTTAGTCAGTAAGGTCTTGAGGGCCAAGTATTTTCATAAGGAATCAATCTTTAAGTGTAAAACCCCCAAGTGTGCTTCTTGGATCTGGCAAAGCCTGATGAATGTGAGGGAGTTTGTGCGAAAAGGAACCAGAAGGAAGATAGGTAATGGCAAAGCAACAAATATCTGGGAGGATAATTGGATCCCTAGAAATAAGGATGGGAAAGTCACCACTGCGATGCCTCAGAGTTGCAATATCAGAAGGGTAGAAGAGCTGATCAGTGGCTTTAGATGGAGGAAACCATTAGTGAGTCGGATATTCAACAGGAAGGATGCGAAAGAAATCCTTGATATTCCTATCAGTATTGTAGGAAGGGAGGACAGCAATTATTGGTTACATAGTGGCAGTGGTACCTACACGGTCAATTCAGGATATAAAGCTCTATGTCAGGAAACATCTCAACACAAGGGAAGAAGAGATAATGAGGCAGGAACAAGCTCAGCAAACTCCAATGAAAAGCAATGGAAGTGGCTGTGGAAGCTAAAGGTCAAAAGCAAGATAAAGCATTTCATTTGGAGGTGTCTAAATGGCCTTTTACCAGTTAATGACCTG AGCCCAAGAAGTGTGGAAGATTACCCCAATTCAATGGGATGGATTAACGGAACAGACAAGGAACATATTACTATG AAAAGAAGGAATGAATGGAAGTTCAATGCCAAACGAAGGCATCCTTGGGAAACAATTAAAAAGGCCCTACAGGAATGGCAAGAGCAAGCATCAGCTTGGAGGGAGGAGAAATCGACACCTGTGGAAGCTGAAAGAGATAGAGAGACTGCAGAAACAGATGAGGGTGGAAGGGATGAAATGCAGATCAGATTATCAACTCATGTGCAAGAACAAACCAATAGAGTTGGGACTGGGATTATAGCTACTAATTTCAACCATCAGTTGCTGTCTACTTGGGCACTGACTGATAGGTACGCAGGAAGCCATTTGTAG